Proteins encoded in a region of the Pyxidicoccus trucidator genome:
- a CDS encoding TetR family transcriptional regulator, producing the protein MMTEAILTPERILEAAEDVLRRFGPGKATVVDVARALGVSHGSVYRHFPSKAALRDAVAEQWLGRISEPLAEIAEAEGPAPERLRRWFDGLVAAKRSKALDDPELFATYQALVANAREVIAAHVASLTGQLTRIITDGVARGEFTVADPTAAARAVFDATTRFHNPAHAAEWGDAGMPKAFEGVWALVLLGLGAK; encoded by the coding sequence ATGATGACGGAAGCAATCCTCACTCCCGAGCGAATCCTGGAAGCGGCGGAGGACGTGCTGCGCCGCTTCGGTCCTGGCAAGGCGACGGTGGTCGACGTCGCCCGTGCGCTCGGAGTGAGCCACGGCAGTGTCTACCGACACTTCCCGAGCAAGGCGGCGCTGCGTGACGCGGTGGCGGAGCAATGGCTCGGGCGCATCTCCGAGCCGCTCGCCGAGATTGCCGAGGCGGAGGGCCCGGCGCCGGAGCGCCTGCGCCGCTGGTTCGACGGGTTGGTTGCGGCCAAGCGGAGCAAGGCGCTGGATGACCCGGAGCTGTTCGCCACGTACCAGGCGCTCGTCGCGAACGCGCGCGAGGTGATTGCCGCGCATGTGGCCTCGCTGACGGGGCAGCTCACGCGCATCATCACGGATGGGGTGGCGCGAGGAGAGTTCACGGTGGCGGACCCGACGGCGGCGGCGCGGGCGGTGTTCGATGCGACGACGCGCTTCCACAACCCCGCGCACGCGGCGGAGTGGGGAGACGCTGGGATGCCGAAGGCGTTCGAAGGCGTGTGGGCGCTCGTCCTGCTGGGGCTGGGGGCGAAGTAG
- a CDS encoding PAS domain-containing sensor histidine kinase — protein MPDPLALLEGLFTHSPVPYAVFTADGHCLLINPAYRKMFGAEPPPEYELFRDELLERLGFLAYFRRAFAGETIQTPVFWYDVRELEHIEIKEANRIAISCHCFPLAPSGADVTHIAIAYKDVTAELSAREAERAEREKLRQLFNQAPVAITVLRGEELRYEFANPLQRQFMGGRELVGRTLTEAIPDLSPDVVALHRGVVETGERAIANEYPVVLDYTGQGRVETKFWNIIYEPLRDEWGRVDGLVTLSFEVTEQVLARQAVESQHMWLEAVLDLMPMPVVMADPRTGELTFSNAAADRLHGKRLHKGVPALANDDVFHVTDMEGRRLGQDEIPSTRAARGEKLDGMEVIWHTPSGQHFLSISSELLPAMHGHPASVVMPFLDITRLKTVERHLQEAIRARDEFLSVASHELKTPLTSLGLRLHSLARSLEADPDSAIARRHSREVAAMKRQVMRLAELIDGLLDVSRISTGRLRIHREPVDLSELVQEMVARFVPEAERAGCVLELQPSNPCEGSWDRLRLEQVVSNLLSNALKYGAGTPVHVRVEERDGLARLWVRDEGIGIDAAAHARIFQKFERAVSERHYGGLGLGLYVVRTLVEAMGGTIRVESQPGEGATFIVELPLQPAEAQVQVLKAVQSAGS, from the coding sequence GTGCCGGACCCGCTGGCCCTGCTGGAGGGCCTCTTCACCCACTCGCCGGTGCCGTATGCCGTCTTCACGGCCGACGGGCACTGCCTGCTCATCAACCCGGCCTACCGGAAGATGTTCGGCGCCGAGCCGCCGCCCGAGTACGAGCTGTTCCGCGACGAGCTGCTCGAGCGGCTCGGGTTCCTCGCGTACTTCCGGCGCGCCTTCGCGGGCGAGACGATTCAGACGCCGGTCTTCTGGTACGACGTGCGGGAGCTGGAGCACATCGAGATAAAGGAAGCCAACCGCATCGCCATCTCCTGCCACTGCTTCCCGCTGGCGCCGAGTGGCGCGGACGTCACGCACATCGCCATTGCGTACAAGGACGTGACGGCCGAGCTGTCGGCGCGCGAGGCGGAGCGGGCGGAGCGCGAGAAGCTGCGCCAGCTCTTCAACCAGGCGCCCGTGGCCATCACCGTCCTGCGCGGCGAGGAGCTGCGGTACGAGTTTGCCAACCCGCTTCAGCGGCAGTTCATGGGCGGGCGCGAGCTGGTGGGCCGCACGCTGACGGAGGCCATCCCCGACCTGTCCCCGGACGTCGTGGCGCTGCACCGCGGCGTGGTGGAGACGGGGGAGCGGGCCATCGCCAATGAGTACCCGGTGGTGCTCGACTACACGGGCCAGGGCCGCGTCGAGACGAAGTTCTGGAACATCATCTACGAGCCGCTGCGCGACGAGTGGGGCCGGGTGGACGGCCTGGTGACGTTGTCCTTCGAGGTGACGGAGCAGGTGCTGGCGCGGCAGGCGGTGGAGAGCCAGCACATGTGGCTGGAGGCCGTGCTGGACCTGATGCCCATGCCGGTGGTGATGGCGGACCCGCGCACCGGCGAGCTCACCTTCTCCAACGCCGCGGCGGACCGGCTCCACGGGAAGCGCCTTCACAAAGGTGTGCCCGCTCTGGCGAATGACGACGTGTTCCACGTCACGGACATGGAGGGCCGGCGGCTCGGCCAGGACGAGATTCCCTCCACCCGCGCGGCCCGGGGCGAGAAGCTGGACGGGATGGAGGTCATCTGGCACACGCCGTCCGGCCAGCACTTCCTCAGCATCTCCTCGGAGCTGCTGCCCGCCATGCACGGGCACCCCGCCTCGGTGGTGATGCCCTTCCTGGACATCACCCGCCTGAAGACGGTGGAGCGCCACCTCCAGGAGGCCATCCGCGCGCGCGACGAGTTCCTGTCCGTCGCCAGCCATGAGCTGAAGACGCCGCTGACGTCGCTGGGGCTGCGGCTCCATTCGCTGGCCCGCTCCCTCGAGGCGGACCCGGACTCCGCGATTGCACGGCGCCACAGCCGCGAGGTGGCGGCGATGAAGCGGCAGGTGATGCGCCTGGCGGAACTCATCGACGGCCTGCTGGACGTGTCACGCATCAGCACCGGGCGGCTGCGCATCCACCGCGAGCCGGTGGACCTGTCCGAACTCGTCCAGGAGATGGTGGCGCGCTTCGTCCCCGAGGCGGAGCGGGCCGGGTGCGTGCTGGAACTCCAGCCGTCGAACCCGTGCGAGGGGAGCTGGGACCGGCTCCGGCTGGAGCAGGTGGTGTCCAACCTGCTCTCCAACGCGCTGAAGTACGGCGCGGGCACGCCCGTGCACGTCCGTGTGGAGGAGAGGGACGGGCTTGCCCGGCTGTGGGTCCGCGACGAGGGCATCGGAATCGACGCGGCGGCGCACGCGCGCATCTTCCAGAAGTTCGAGCGCGCCGTGTCCGAGCGGCACTATGGCGGCCTGGGGCTGGGGCTGTACGTGGTGCGCACGCTCGTCGAGGCGATGGGCGGCACCATCCGCGTGGAGAGCCAGCCCGGCGAGGGCGCCACCTTCATCGTGGAGCTGCCACTCCAGCCCGCGGAGGCCCAGGTCCAGGTGCTCAAGGCCGTCCAGTCCGCCGGCTCCTGA
- a CDS encoding ABC transporter ATP-binding protein: MRLARRQEPPTFEFHEPVPGEQLIHFEHLTKSFGAKRVYDDVELDVRAGETLVVMGGSGTGKSVLLKCLIGLLRPDSGRIRFQGHDLARFTEEQFIPVRRHVAMVFQGAALFDSLTVGENVAYPLREHFPHMKEDEVRQRVAEKLALVNLPGTEGLMPADLSGGMKKRVGLARAIATDAEVILWDEPTTGLDPVTTQSINAMINSMKTKLGCTSIVVTHDMVSAFAVGDRLAMLANRRILQVGTPEEMRRSTVPEVRAFLDARRAELVPGGAS; this comes from the coding sequence ATGCGTCTCGCCCGCCGCCAGGAGCCGCCCACCTTCGAGTTCCACGAGCCCGTGCCCGGCGAGCAGCTCATCCACTTCGAGCACCTGACGAAGTCGTTCGGCGCCAAGCGCGTCTATGACGACGTGGAGCTGGACGTGCGCGCGGGGGAGACGCTGGTGGTGATGGGAGGCTCGGGCACGGGCAAGAGCGTGCTGCTCAAGTGCCTCATCGGCCTGCTGCGGCCGGACTCGGGGCGCATCCGGTTCCAGGGGCATGACCTGGCGCGCTTCACGGAGGAGCAGTTCATCCCTGTGCGCCGGCACGTGGCCATGGTGTTCCAGGGCGCGGCGCTGTTCGACTCGCTGACGGTGGGGGAGAACGTGGCGTACCCGCTGCGCGAGCACTTCCCACACATGAAGGAAGACGAGGTGCGCCAGCGGGTGGCGGAGAAGCTCGCGCTGGTGAACCTGCCCGGCACGGAGGGGCTGATGCCGGCGGACCTGTCGGGCGGCATGAAGAAGCGGGTGGGGCTGGCGAGGGCCATCGCCACGGACGCGGAGGTCATCCTCTGGGACGAGCCCACCACGGGACTGGACCCCGTCACGACGCAGTCCATCAACGCGATGATCAACTCGATGAAGACGAAGCTCGGCTGCACCTCCATCGTCGTGACGCATGACATGGTGAGCGCCTTCGCGGTGGGGGACCGGCTGGCGATGCTGGCCAACCGGCGCATCCTCCAGGTGGGCACACCGGAGGAGATGCGGCGCTCGACGGTGCCGGAGGTGCGGGCCTTCCTGGACGCGCGCCGGGCGGAGCTCGTCCCTGGAGGCGCGTCATGA
- a CDS encoding OsmC family protein, translating to MHEFPLQLRWEGSTASEFSRDAVASTAGKQDIAVSAASSYAGNDARWNPEDLFGASLATCHMLTFLALAKKVRLDVRGYEDHATVSLDTVDKVTRVTKVRLEPTIRVAPGTDTAKVREMFEKAHKYCFIGQSITAEVLMEPTIEEVR from the coding sequence TTGCACGAGTTTCCGCTGCAGCTTCGTTGGGAGGGCTCCACCGCCTCCGAGTTCTCCCGGGACGCGGTGGCCAGCACCGCGGGCAAGCAGGACATCGCGGTGAGCGCGGCATCGTCCTATGCGGGCAACGACGCGCGGTGGAACCCGGAGGACCTGTTCGGCGCCTCGCTGGCCACGTGTCACATGCTCACCTTCCTGGCGCTGGCGAAGAAGGTGCGCCTGGACGTGCGTGGGTACGAGGACCACGCGACGGTGTCCCTCGACACGGTGGACAAGGTGACGCGCGTGACGAAGGTCCGCCTGGAGCCCACCATCCGCGTCGCGCCGGGGACGGACACCGCGAAGGTGCGGGAGATGTTCGAGAAGGCCCACAAGTACTGCTTCATCGGCCAGAGCATCACCGCCGAGGTGCTCATGGAGCCCACCATCGAAGAGGTCCGCTGA
- the recF gene encoding DNA replication/repair protein RecF (All proteins in this family for which functions are known are DNA-binding proteins that assist the filamentation of RecA onto DNA for the initiation of recombination or recombinational repair.), whose amino-acid sequence MRLLALNVQDFRNLPQVQLSPSAHSTIAVGQNGQGKTNLLEALYFLATLKPLRAGRLSELVRWGSQGARVTGRFLLKGAEREISVEVGGGTRQAFVDGKKAASLEEYFGGVSVVAFTPDDLEVVKGGPDSRRAFLDRAVFNRFPAFLRESREYARALKNRNRLLRDGHSVEAAYLEAYDETLAKAGARIYARRRALMAELAPRAQATFASIGRTVDPAVYGYHPAHLGGDFPTADEASLAVALRESLNERLRRDLDRGFTSVGPHSDDVSVTLGGRSARAYASQGQQRALVLGWKIAEIENLEASMGFLPLLLLDDVSSELDPERNAYLMNYLAKSGAQVFLSTTDGSLVRGAAAEDTLWLSVHAGQVEVRGAEAPAT is encoded by the coding sequence GTGCGCCTCCTCGCGCTCAACGTCCAGGACTTCCGCAACCTCCCCCAGGTCCAGCTCTCGCCCAGCGCCCACTCCACGATTGCCGTGGGGCAGAACGGGCAGGGCAAGACGAACCTGCTGGAGGCGCTCTACTTCCTGGCCACCCTGAAGCCGCTGCGCGCGGGCCGCCTGTCGGAATTGGTCCGCTGGGGCTCGCAGGGCGCGCGGGTGACTGGCCGCTTCCTCCTCAAGGGGGCGGAGCGGGAAATCTCCGTCGAGGTCGGCGGCGGCACGCGCCAGGCCTTCGTGGACGGGAAGAAGGCCGCCAGCCTGGAGGAGTACTTCGGCGGCGTGTCCGTGGTGGCCTTCACGCCGGATGACCTGGAGGTGGTGAAGGGCGGGCCGGACTCGCGCCGGGCCTTCCTGGACCGCGCGGTGTTCAACCGCTTCCCGGCCTTCCTCCGCGAGAGCCGCGAGTACGCGCGCGCGCTGAAGAACCGCAACCGCCTGCTGCGCGACGGCCACTCGGTGGAGGCCGCCTACCTGGAGGCCTACGACGAGACGCTGGCGAAGGCCGGGGCGCGCATCTACGCGCGGCGTCGCGCGCTGATGGCGGAATTGGCGCCGCGCGCGCAGGCGACCTTCGCCTCCATTGGCCGCACGGTGGACCCGGCCGTCTACGGCTACCACCCGGCGCACCTGGGCGGCGACTTCCCCACGGCCGACGAGGCTTCACTGGCCGTGGCGCTGCGCGAGTCGCTGAACGAGCGGCTGCGGCGGGATTTGGACCGGGGCTTCACGTCGGTGGGACCGCACTCGGATGACGTGTCGGTGACGCTGGGCGGGCGCAGCGCGCGGGCCTACGCGAGCCAGGGACAGCAGCGGGCGCTGGTGCTCGGCTGGAAGATTGCTGAAATCGAGAACCTGGAGGCCTCCATGGGCTTCCTGCCGCTGCTGCTGCTGGACGACGTGTCGAGCGAGCTGGACCCGGAGCGCAACGCGTATCTGATGAACTACTTGGCGAAGAGCGGCGCGCAGGTGTTCCTCTCCACCACGGACGGCTCACTGGTGCGCGGCGCGGCGGCGGAGGACACGCTCTGGCTCTCCGTGCACGCGGGGCAGGTAGAGGTGCGGGGCGCGGAAGCCCCCGCTACCTGA
- a CDS encoding aldo/keto reductase, with product MKTRTLGSTGPRVSALGLGCMGMSDLYGPTNEAESIATLQAALDAGITLLDTGDFYGMGANELLIRDALRGRARERAHISVKFGALRGPKGDWLGYDTRPVAVKNFLAYTLRRLGTDYVDVYRPARVDPNVPIEDTVGAISDLVKAGYVRHVGLSEASADTLRRAHKVHPVADLQIEYSLFSRGIESDILPACKELGVAVTAYGVLSRGLLSGHWSKERSGAQGDFRNYSPRFQGDNLERNLKLVEALRGIAESKGVTVAQVAIAWVLSRGENIIPLVGARRRDRLTEALGALQVELTAEDLARIERAVPPEAVAGERYDKHQMAMLDSERGRSTSA from the coding sequence ATGAAAACTCGCACACTTGGTTCCACCGGCCCTCGCGTCTCGGCGCTCGGCCTTGGCTGTATGGGAATGTCGGACCTCTACGGCCCGACGAACGAGGCGGAGAGCATCGCCACCCTCCAGGCCGCGCTGGACGCGGGCATCACCCTGCTCGACACGGGCGACTTCTACGGCATGGGCGCCAACGAATTGCTGATTCGTGACGCCCTCCGGGGCCGGGCCCGCGAGCGCGCGCACATCAGCGTGAAGTTCGGCGCGCTGCGAGGCCCGAAGGGGGACTGGCTGGGCTACGACACGCGCCCCGTGGCGGTGAAGAACTTCCTGGCGTACACGCTGCGCCGGCTGGGCACGGACTACGTGGACGTGTACCGCCCCGCGCGGGTGGACCCGAACGTGCCGATTGAAGACACGGTGGGCGCCATCTCGGACCTGGTGAAGGCCGGGTACGTCCGGCACGTGGGCCTGTCCGAGGCCAGCGCGGACACGCTGCGCCGCGCGCACAAGGTGCACCCGGTGGCGGACCTGCAGATTGAGTACTCGCTGTTCTCGCGCGGCATCGAGTCCGACATCCTCCCGGCGTGCAAGGAGCTGGGCGTCGCGGTGACGGCGTACGGCGTGCTGTCGCGCGGGCTGCTGAGCGGCCACTGGTCGAAGGAGCGCTCGGGCGCGCAGGGGGACTTCCGCAACTACAGCCCCCGGTTCCAGGGAGACAACCTGGAGCGGAACCTGAAGCTGGTGGAGGCGCTGCGCGGCATCGCGGAGTCGAAGGGAGTGACGGTGGCGCAGGTGGCCATCGCGTGGGTGCTGTCACGGGGGGAGAACATCATCCCGCTCGTGGGAGCGCGGCGGCGCGACAGGCTCACCGAGGCGCTGGGAGCGCTCCAGGTGGAGCTGACGGCGGAGGACCTGGCGCGCATCGAGCGCGCGGTGCCGCCGGAGGCGGTGGCGGGTGAGCGGTACGACAAGCACCAGATGGCGATGCTCGACAGCGAGCGTGGCCGGAGCACTTCTGCATGA
- a CDS encoding PQQ-binding-like beta-propeller repeat protein, producing MMAGGCRVRVSDENNGPVPGVTVAWRGQVLAVIVLLVLGAGCASSPPPGLVDPVDSGSDTDDAGEVDAGVDAGTDAGGEVDAGVDAGADAGGEVDAGVDGGDDAGQTDAGPVTCASPWRGDHQDGTAGADETLSVWVSEDGDIYTTGYSGGRIGETNIEPSGDSRAVVRRYAANGGLLWRRDINTPGTDTAEHVVSGRERGTVRVVGRTTGTLEGHTQGGQFDVFLMELAGEGHTLSVLQHGDERPQHPLKVAVDSAGHVVVAGYDDLFVQNRVMLDAENGFVARFLQPAEGPLSPDWRVRSQLIDNPDRLTGLALTADGEAVFTSGFRFFSDDEGPGGAFVRRLDAVEGTPRWTTLLAPAGTEADELLLTPEGELLLAGSSQLALEPDVPVVGEVDVFLALLEPDSGDVRWLRQVGTPRSELATALARAPNGDLYVAGDTLGSFPGFTHQGGRDVFLLRFDAKGLLLGVWQRGTPLDDHVAGLAVDACGNALVAGYTEGALVTGSEPQGSRDAFLLRVAPPAGLASKASRLMRLTHREKLDRLEVPETDK from the coding sequence ATGATGGCAGGGGGGTGCCGCGTGCGGGTGAGCGATGAGAACAACGGGCCTGTCCCTGGCGTCACCGTCGCGTGGCGCGGGCAGGTGCTGGCGGTCATCGTCTTGCTGGTGCTCGGCGCGGGCTGTGCCAGCTCGCCTCCTCCGGGACTGGTGGACCCTGTTGACAGTGGGAGTGACACGGACGACGCCGGCGAGGTGGATGCGGGCGTGGATGCCGGCACCGATGCTGGTGGCGAGGTGGATGCGGGCGTGGATGCCGGCGCCGATGCTGGTGGCGAGGTGGATGCCGGCGTGGACGGCGGCGACGACGCTGGCCAGACGGATGCAGGCCCGGTGACCTGTGCCTCGCCGTGGCGGGGAGACCATCAGGATGGAACGGCGGGCGCCGACGAGACGCTGTCCGTCTGGGTCTCCGAGGACGGCGACATCTACACCACCGGGTACTCGGGAGGCCGCATTGGCGAGACCAATATCGAGCCGTCGGGTGACTCGCGTGCGGTGGTGCGCCGGTATGCCGCCAATGGGGGACTCCTCTGGCGGAGGGACATCAACACGCCGGGGACGGACACGGCGGAGCACGTGGTGAGTGGCCGGGAGCGCGGCACGGTGCGGGTGGTGGGGCGCACCACCGGCACGCTGGAGGGCCACACCCAGGGCGGCCAGTTCGACGTCTTCCTCATGGAGCTGGCGGGCGAGGGCCACACGCTGAGCGTCCTGCAGCACGGCGATGAGCGCCCCCAGCATCCCTTGAAGGTGGCGGTGGACTCCGCGGGCCATGTGGTGGTCGCCGGCTACGATGACTTGTTCGTCCAGAACCGCGTGATGCTGGACGCGGAGAATGGCTTCGTGGCCCGGTTCCTCCAGCCGGCCGAGGGCCCCCTGTCGCCGGACTGGCGGGTGCGCTCCCAGCTCATTGACAACCCGGACCGACTGACCGGCCTCGCGCTCACGGCCGACGGCGAGGCCGTGTTCACCTCCGGGTTCAGGTTCTTCTCCGACGACGAGGGGCCCGGCGGCGCCTTCGTCCGCCGCCTGGACGCGGTGGAGGGGACGCCCCGCTGGACGACGCTCCTCGCGCCCGCCGGCACCGAGGCGGACGAGCTGCTGCTGACGCCGGAGGGCGAGCTGCTGCTGGCGGGCTCCAGCCAGCTGGCGCTGGAGCCCGATGTGCCCGTCGTGGGGGAAGTCGACGTCTTCCTCGCGTTGCTGGAGCCGGACTCCGGCGACGTGCGCTGGCTGCGGCAGGTGGGCACCCCGCGCAGTGAGCTGGCCACCGCGCTGGCGCGCGCGCCCAACGGTGACCTCTACGTCGCTGGCGACACCCTGGGCAGCTTCCCCGGCTTCACCCACCAGGGCGGCAGGGATGTGTTCTTGCTGCGCTTCGACGCGAAGGGCCTGCTGCTGGGGGTGTGGCAGCGGGGGACGCCTCTGGACGACCACGTCGCGGGCCTGGCCGTGGACGCGTGCGGCAATGCCCTGGTGGCGGGCTACACCGAGGGCGCGCTCGTCACGGGCAGCGAGCCCCAGGGCAGCCGGGACGCCTTCCTCCTCAGGGTGGCGCCCCCCGCCGGACTCGCATCGAAGGCTTCGCGGCTCATGCGTCTTACACACCGTGAAAAACTGGATAGACTAGAAGTCCCAGAGACGGACAAGTAA
- a CDS encoding MlaE family ABC transporter permease translates to MTPPVEAAATAPPEERQGPVSRAKERLSSLGDLALMSGQVFSRAVRPPYDWRALVYHTESLGVRSLPIALLTATFAGLVISLQFGYFLARFGVQYTVGRVVVLTLFRELAPVLTALTVGARIGSGMAAELGAMTVTEQVDAIRALGADPLRKLVVPRVLACLLVMPVLTVFADVIGLVAGALVVNMQYAITLDLFFQGALDAVLLVDFVSGVLKGAVFGVIIGLVGCFKGLTVEGGTEGVGRATTQTVAITSVSVCLADFFITKLTLYF, encoded by the coding sequence ATGACGCCGCCGGTGGAGGCCGCCGCCACGGCGCCGCCGGAGGAGCGCCAGGGGCCGGTGTCGCGCGCGAAGGAGCGCCTGTCGTCTCTGGGGGACCTGGCGCTGATGTCGGGCCAGGTCTTCAGCCGCGCGGTGCGCCCGCCCTACGACTGGCGCGCGCTCGTCTACCACACGGAGTCGCTGGGGGTGCGCTCGCTGCCCATTGCGCTGCTCACCGCGACGTTCGCCGGACTCGTCATCTCATTGCAGTTCGGCTACTTCCTGGCGCGCTTCGGCGTGCAGTACACGGTGGGGCGCGTGGTGGTGCTCACGCTGTTCCGCGAGCTGGCGCCGGTGCTCACCGCGCTCACGGTGGGGGCGCGCATCGGCAGCGGCATGGCGGCGGAGCTGGGAGCCATGACGGTGACGGAGCAGGTGGACGCCATCCGCGCGCTGGGCGCGGACCCGCTGCGCAAGCTGGTGGTGCCGCGCGTGCTGGCGTGCCTGCTCGTCATGCCGGTGCTCACCGTGTTCGCGGACGTCATCGGCCTGGTCGCGGGCGCGCTGGTGGTGAACATGCAGTACGCGATTACGTTGGACCTCTTCTTCCAGGGCGCGCTGGACGCGGTGCTGCTGGTGGACTTCGTGTCCGGCGTGCTCAAGGGCGCGGTGTTCGGCGTCATCATCGGGCTGGTGGGCTGCTTCAAGGGGCTCACCGTGGAGGGCGGCACGGAGGGCGTGGGCCGCGCCACCACGCAGACGGTGGCGATTACCTCCGTGTCGGTGTGCCTGGCGGACTTCTTCATCACCAAGCTGACGCTGTACTTCTGA
- a CDS encoding MlaD family protein, with protein MSLFTSASGERRLALRAGLFVAAGLAVAGVVVFFIGQESRLFERQAVYRAYFSNVQGLNDESPVWLGGLKVGKVTGIYFSPDPNDPRLEVRFQVSMRYTDRVRGDSVAQLASMGVLGDKAVDISLGSPTAPPVEPGGALKSSAGGDLSSLLNGAGQVMENSIAISKTLRVAVESYADPALAKDVARGMSSLRALLEEVEKGDGVLHALIYDKAAGREVRTLLANASQAAVRVDGAVGHLEALLREVRSGDGTAHALIYGDEGATALRELGAAAGQLAGLIDDAKKSPNGAVHQLVYGDASGMFADLGSAAENLKTITATVAKGDGTVGGLISDPTVYEDLREVLGNVKRNRILRALVRFSVSNREDLEKIGEPQKEEKPVAGSPAAPPAAKVAPAVPAGGQQAPAPASATPPSAAVAPATPPSP; from the coding sequence ATGAGCCTGTTCACCTCCGCCTCGGGCGAGCGCCGGCTGGCGCTGCGCGCGGGGCTCTTCGTGGCGGCGGGGCTGGCCGTCGCGGGCGTGGTGGTCTTCTTCATCGGCCAGGAGTCGCGCCTCTTCGAGCGGCAGGCCGTGTACCGGGCCTACTTCAGCAACGTGCAGGGGCTGAACGACGAGTCCCCGGTGTGGCTCGGCGGCCTGAAGGTGGGGAAGGTGACGGGCATCTACTTCTCGCCGGACCCGAATGACCCCCGGCTGGAGGTCCGGTTCCAGGTGTCCATGAGGTACACGGACCGCGTGCGAGGGGACTCGGTGGCGCAGCTCGCGAGCATGGGCGTGCTGGGGGACAAGGCGGTGGACATCTCGCTGGGCAGTCCCACGGCGCCGCCGGTGGAGCCGGGCGGGGCGCTGAAGTCGTCAGCGGGTGGGGACCTCTCGTCGCTGCTGAATGGGGCGGGGCAGGTGATGGAGAACTCGATTGCCATCAGCAAGACGCTGCGGGTGGCGGTGGAATCGTACGCGGACCCCGCGCTGGCGAAGGACGTGGCGCGCGGCATGTCATCGCTGCGGGCGCTGCTGGAGGAGGTGGAGAAGGGCGACGGCGTGCTGCACGCGCTCATCTACGACAAGGCCGCCGGGCGCGAGGTGCGCACGCTGCTGGCAAATGCGTCTCAGGCGGCGGTGCGGGTGGACGGCGCGGTGGGGCACCTGGAGGCGCTGCTGCGCGAGGTGCGCTCGGGCGACGGCACGGCGCACGCGCTCATCTACGGTGACGAGGGTGCGACGGCGCTGCGCGAGCTGGGCGCGGCGGCGGGGCAACTGGCGGGGCTCATCGACGACGCGAAGAAGAGCCCGAATGGAGCGGTGCACCAGCTGGTGTACGGCGACGCGAGCGGCATGTTCGCGGACCTGGGCAGCGCGGCGGAGAACCTCAAGACGATTACGGCCACCGTGGCCAAGGGCGATGGCACGGTGGGCGGGCTCATCAGCGACCCGACGGTGTACGAGGACCTGCGCGAGGTGCTGGGGAACGTGAAGCGCAACCGCATCCTCCGCGCGCTGGTGCGGTTCTCGGTGAGCAACCGCGAGGACCTGGAGAAGATTGGCGAGCCGCAGAAGGAGGAGAAGCCCGTGGCCGGGAGTCCCGCGGCACCACCGGCGGCGAAGGTGGCTCCGGCGGTGCCGGCTGGAGGGCAGCAGGCACCGGCTCCTGCTTCGGCGACTCCGCCCTCCGCGGCGGTGGCTCCTGCGACGCCTCCGTCGCCGTAG